Within the Camelus dromedarius isolate mCamDro1 chromosome 2, mCamDro1.pat, whole genome shotgun sequence genome, the region ctatttacaacagccaggatacggaagcagcctaagtgtccttcggcagatgactggataaagtcgcagtatatgtatatacaatggaatactactcagctataaataagactaaaataatgccatttgcagcaacatggatggacctagagatcatcgtactaagtgaagtaagccagaaagagaaagaaaaataccatatgatatcactcatatgtggaatctaaagaaaaaaaaagacacaaatgaatctattcacaaaacagaaacagactcacagacatagacatcaaacttatggttaccagtggggaggagcggggaggggagggataaattgggagtttgggacttgcagacactaactactatatataaaacagacaaacaacaaagtcctactgtacagcacagggaagtttattcaatgccttgtaatgtcctatgatgaaaaagaatatgaaaacgaatatatatgtataactgaatcactatgctgtccatcagaaattaacacagcattgtaaatggactgtacttcaattaaaaaaaaaaaaggtacggCTGTTTGGCCCTGTCCCCAGGGAGGCTGGTCTATCTAACTTGGTCTTGTTCTCAGGAGCTCTTCCCGCCGTGTCCATACAGAGGGGCAGCCCTGGGTCTGGGGTGGGTCCTCgtgtctgtatttaaaaaaaccGCCTTTCACGATTCTGATGATCAGCCTTCCCTGGACTGAAGGAGTTTTGAAGGTTCTTCCCTTCTGTGACCAGAGGgctttgtttatttgtctgtgtTCAGCATTTGGATGGAAAGCTATGCAGCACAGGGGGCAATCAGCACATGTTATCACCTCGCTTTGGTTTGTATCTTGTTTTCAGTGATCATAACTGTGAGTGATCTCAGTCTTCTGCCTTAGCAGACGAATTGCTAAGCCCACGTCATTTGGAACAAAGTGTAAGACTTGTGAGAGTTCAGCCTAATTGTGAAAGTCAAAGGGTGTCATCTGCCTGTGACAATGATGGAAACACAAGCCCTGATTCACTAAGTAAATCTCATCAGTCATAGAGGCATGTGTGCACAGAAACTCAGAGACTTTGTTAGCACAAGCTGTTGTGAGCATCACCAGCCATCAGCTCCACGTCTGTAGCACAGTTTACATTACCTATACGTGAGCAACCAGGGGTAAGGAACAGCAGAGCTGGCATTTTAACACTCTATGTAAAATGTGGCCGTGAGAAACAGACAATCACACACACAAGGTATCTAAGAGGTTGAGACCGTGTCCTTGAGTTTCTTTGTCCCTCCCTTGCAGGTGTAGAGTTCAGGCAGCCGCAAGCCGGCTGCTTCTGAGCTCTGATGAGGCTCAGGACACGCTCCACTGTACTTTGCAAACTAGGTCTTGTGCTGGGGGTGGTGAGCTTGAGCCCCGTGGTGCACCCGCGGCTTTGCTTTCCAGGGCTGCTGTCTGTCTTCCTGCGTGCAGCTCGGTGATTGCcgtctgtttgtgtttttcttgctGCAGATGGGCAGAAGAAAGTTCAGGAGGAATTCGACATCGACATGGACGCGCCAGAGACAGAACGCGCGGCAGTGGCCATTCAGTCTCAGTTCagaaaatttcagaagaaaaaggcTGGCACCCAGTCCTAGGGGGAGAGCGCCTTCCTAGTCTGCCAGAAGACACCAAATTCACCCATCATCTGTCAAGAAATTAAAAGAACCAACCCCCTAGAGAAAAAGCACCTGCACCTGGTACCCATGCACCCAGCATCCCACAATGCATGTAGAGACCCGCGATATTTATACCCTCGTAGGAAGGTGTAGACAGTGCCGTTGTGAGTGGCTTAAGCTCTGTTTATCTCCAGTATCATTCCTCCTGCAACTAATTATTTTCCTTGATGTTATAATAAAATGGAGTTAAGATGTGTGATTACAGTGTCTGCCTCCGTCTCTCCCCTTGTATTAATGCGGGCAGTTACCACTGTTAGAAGGGACTCCAGGCcaggtgtttgttttcttctccctctaaGAAGAGTTAGAGCTGAAACAGGGCCCTCTGTGAGGAGCTCTCCTGCTGAGAAGGGGAGACCTGTTCTCAGCCTGCTTGTCCCATTTGGAGAGTCCTAACCGCTGACTGGCAATGGAGATGTGTTTTCTTCTCATGTTGGAAATAGAGTCTTGGACCCTGAGGGGAAGAGCAAAGATTCAGAAGGTTCCCTGGAGAATTGTGACTCATCAGGAGAACAAGAAGTGGGAGGGGGGCTGCGTCTGTTGGAAGGGTGTCGCCCAGGCTCACACAGCAGGTGCCTACAGCTTTCCGCACCTGTGGGGCTCCCGGGCCCGGTGGCTCTCTGGTGGCCCCTAAcgccccctctcccaccctgagCGCCTTACACTCTTCAGGTAGCGATTTGCTACCTGCTAGGATTATTTAGCACAATCTGCAGTTTGCAGAAGCTGTGGGTTCTCCCTCACCCCATCTCGTCCCCTGCAAACCTTGTAGGTAAACTGCTTCCCACACCCCGAAGGGTAagcagtgaggagagggaggccTGCTACGTGGGGCGGGCGCTGCACCGAGTCGGGAGCCAGGGGGCTGGGTGTGTGCCTGCTTTGTGGCCCCAGGTGGCAGGAGCCCCCAGTGCCCAAGTCTGGCTTTGAGTTTGCGCTTTGTCACGTGAGAGCCTGACATGGAAGCTGCATCCCGAGATGCTCTAGGACAGCACGGCGCACCGCTGTGGGGCGGCcgttttctttcctttgccaGAAATTAACCAAGGATCAAGGCAGAGCCTTCCACTAACCAGAAGATAATGCAAAAGGGAGGAATCGTgtgctgtatgtgtgtgtgttcacacacGTATGCCTGGGGGTGACAGTGTAAAACACGGAGGGTGGAAGCTACCACTGGGCAAGGCCACGACTCGCTACTCCTCCCACGGGGCCCCCAGCCTGAGGGCATGGCTCTCATACTCAGACTTGGGCGGCCAGCAGACAGGACCCCAGCACTCAGGATTCAAAACTGGATTCATTTCTGACCTACGGGTCAGCCAAGTGACCTCAGAGAAGTTATCTACCTTGTGCAGCTGGATTCTTTACCATCACGGTGGTGATAAAATCTACTTGGCAAGGTGGATGGAACATGTCAGGAATTTAAAATGGCTCAAATGGGTGTCTGATAAATGGAAGGTCATTAATAGTAGACCCATGAGGTAAAGAGTCAGCCATTGCTTCACCACCAATATCCTTTTTCCTAACTCGATCCAGTTCATGGGACTCAGCTTCTCTTGGTCACAGCCAGTTGGACCAGCGGCGGGCGCCCGACCCAAGATGGGGCTCTGCCAGTCAGAAGCTTTTCCTTGTGAGTCAGAACAAAGTGGCTAGAACTGAGGCAGTTAATGGGAGGAGACGCCAAGCAGGGGCCAAAGCTATTGCTGCTGCCGGTCACAGCTGCggaaaatgcttaaaaaataaacttttctttccttttttgcaaGAAAATGCTAAAGTTCATTTGGAGCAAGATGCAGGGAGATGTATGAAAGGATGCCAAGCCCAAGATATATGGGCCCACGAGAGGCGGAAGGGCAGCCCCGGTTGAGTTAGTCATTTGGTTGCCATGAGCAAAACCCCACTCACGTGACCCGATGAGAGAGAATTATTCAAGTCATCCAAGACCAGAACatccaagagaaaaacagaatgccACAGGAATGcagaattacattaaattaatAACTAAACTGGGCACAGTGAGGGGAGAAGAACTGATGTCTTTATCTTATTGTCTATACAGCATTTTATGACCTTTTCAGTCAAGTTTGGTAGATACAGATATATCTTTCTTCATATAGGTCTTGCACATTTCTTTTAGTTCTATTTCTAGGTATTTCAGAGTTTTTGTTGTCCTTCCAAATAGAATCTTTCCCCAGAGCATTCTCTGGCTGGTTTTGCTATTTTCTAGGAAAACTACTGATCTCTGTATATTTAACTCTAGAACTATACATCTTACTGAACTATGGAACATCCGGTCATTTTTCAGTGGATTCTTGAAAGATTTCCAAGTAGATAGTCCTGTAAATAGtaattttgtctcttcttttctaCTGTTTTTGGCTCCTCGCTTTATTCTTGTCTTGTCTACCTTCCACTCCATCCTTGTGTTTGGAGGGACATGTACGGACTGTTTCCATTTCAAGTGACAGTGAGAGACCATCTCATGCATGAGGTAGGCATTTTCATAGGTCATCTAAGCTTGATTTTAACTTCATAGGTCATCTTTTCCCAAGTCTGGTAAGCCCCTTTTATGTACCTCTGAATGCACACATTTTATGTAACCTGAGATTTAACCTTGATAAACTAGTATGATTGTAAGGGAAGATTGGAGAGGGAGAAAGTGATTGGGTTAGAGCTTATTTAGGGCTTGTGTTTAGGGTGAGAATGCACATTAATGGCATGTTAAGGAGGTTTCACTTGATTCCAATTCAAATCACGGATGAGTAAGGTGGGGTTGCTTGGTCATTCTGCAGTGTCCAGTTTCTCAGCTTCCACCGCTCTAACAAAATGCCATAAACTGGGGGGTTTACCCAATcgatatttatttctcatagttttcggggctggaagtccgagatccaggtgccagcagatttgATTCCACAGtcagggctctcttcctggtttgcagacagcctccttctcgctgtgtcctcacagggcggtgagagagggagagagctttggtgtctcttcttataagaccACTGATCTCATCATGGGGGCCACTCGCACGGCCTCCTGTAAACCCAGCTACCTCCCACAGGCACCCATCTCCTAACACCACCATGCCGGGAATTAGGGCTTAACCCTGTGAATCTGGGGGGAGGACACAAACACTCCATCCACTACGTCCACCTTCTTGGGAGCAGGGCTCGCCAGTTCTCCTGGATGACATTCACTATAATGTGCTCGGACTGAGCAACCCCCTGGACTTGACCCACAGCCCTGCTGACTTACTGCTGATGTGTTTTCACTGCCACTGTTTCCTCTGAGTCGCTGCTCTGATATTGGCTCTGCTTTTCTTACAGCTGTGACGGCGGACTCTGCTCACTGCCACGCGGCCCTTTTTGAAACAGTTTTTCTTTTGCTAACAGATACTTAATTGAATAAGAATGATACTGCTGCGCTTTATGTGACCTCCCCGGGAGTCAGGGGTCTGCAGGGCAGGGATAAGGATGGATTAGGGCAGGACCCCATCAGGCTCTATGGATAAAACAACCAGAGGATTGTTAAAAGTACAACCCCTGAAGGCGTCCTCTCTCTGCTCCTCGCCCTGTAAAGCTGATCTGAATATGGAGATTTTCAGCCCCAGTGCTGCTGGTCTCGCTATTTCTATGTGCTGGTGCTGCGGGGTTGCTGCCCCTGAGAGTTTAGAAAAATGCCATCACTATAACGACGGCCACTCACaaaggatgggtggatggagaaGTGCTTCTCCGTTAGTGCTTTCTGGGTTTTGGGTAGGGGTTTTTCTTACAGCCCCTCAACTAAAGAATCATTTCCTAGCCCACCTGTGAGATGAACTGCCAAGCTCCAGTGAGACAATTGTCTTTTCCCAACCCTGTCTTTGACTTGTGAGATGGATTCCTGCACAGAGACAAGTTGACGCAGGTAAAATCACAGTGTTCACTTAGACTGGGGGAGTCTTCCGTGCCGTGTTCTTAAGTGAACCTTTCTGATGCCGAAAGCATCACCCTGATTGCACATTTCCCTCTGGTGCAGACATGGCCACCCGCATCCCAGTCCTCTAACCATCCACAGTGGTGCGGAAGCCACAGATGGAGCATGTCCAGCTTGAGACAGGAGAGCTTGTGCCCCACTCTCTAATTACCCACTGGTCCAAAGGGCTAGAGAAAGCGGATAACTGGGAGAGAGACATGCCACTCCACACTGGAATCACTTTGTCGTTCCTGTGATTCCTCCACTTTGCACCCACGGCCCTCTTTCCAGGATGTTCCCCTGTGGCAGCCAGagtagtcttttaaaaatgtgcatcTGATCATGTCgccttttcttgccttcttgcCCCCACGCTTAAAACCTTGCACCAGCTTCACTGAGCTCTTTGGATAAAGCCAATCACCTCGATGTGTCCTGTGAGGACCTGCACTGAGCTGATGTGTGACCTTCTGGAACAGCTGAGATAAAACGTACAGCTGGGAACGATCAGCCCCCGAATCCTGGAGGCTGCGCCCGATAGAAGCTTATTTCCCACCAGTGCAGAGCCTGAAGCAGGTGTTCCGAGTCGCGGCCATTCTCCAAGTGGGAGATGGCATCAAAGGTCTGCAGTGAGCCAGGCTTAGAAGGGACACAGAGCAGCTCCCCTGGTCTGAACGCAGACACATGGCCACGTGCAGCAGGAGATCAGCCTAGCCGTGTGTTCGGGGGGGAGAGGAAAGACACTGCACTTctgccacagcccctcccctcgcACCCCATCCCACACATGAGGGCCTGTTCTTGAAGGCTCTTATTCAATCTTCAATTTCACAGGCATTTATGTGATTCTTCGATCCGTGCTCATCACCTCCTCTCAGCTCCACCAGGTCAGGGACGTCCGTTTGCCGGCAGGTTAGTTGCTCGGTAAATACTTGCCAAGAGAGTGCGTGAATAAACCCGTGCCCACGTTTGCTGCGAGCAGCCTGCAGGAATCGTATCTGAGGGCCTGAAGACCCATATGTGAGAGACATAGAGGAGCCCCATGTTTCGTTCAGTAACAGCCAATGACCCTGCTTGGTCAGAGTTCAACGTCAGCCTGTactcttcattttactttcttaagaGGGTCTTAGAAAGGCAGCCCTGTTGAGGATTTTCTTGTCATCTGAGTTTACGATGGATAGACAGATATAAAATGGGATCAAGACAGACGGACAGATGGGCACTTAGACATGTACATTCTAGGCCACTTTCCtcctaaaaaaaaagcaaaaagatccCCAAGCCTGCAGTGGCTGCAAAGACAGCAGGTTTCTGAACACTGCCAGTCCAGGATCCTGCTCAGCATATGTTTTTGTCATCCCTTCCAGGTGGAATGtagcccctcctctccacccacctTCCCGGGGAGCAGACTACCCTGCACCTGTGGTCAGCAGAGCCAGACTTTAGCCCTGACTCAGTCTCTACCACCAGTGCTGTCCTGGGAAAGAACCATAACTTCTTCTGGCTTCAATCCCAATCTCAAAAGTGGGTATAATAGAGCcgccagggtgggagggagggaacggAGTCCCTTCTGTGTCAGGCTGAAACAAACCACTGGGCACCTGATAtgtgtgatctcatttaatcGTAATCATCTTATGTAGTAGGTgttttatccccactttacagatgagaaaactaaggctcagggagGACCAGGAAATGCTTAGGGTCATGCAGTTAGTGAGGGGCGAAGTGGGATTTCTCACTTGGCTCTGACTGGAGAGCCTGCAGTCTTTGACACCTGTATCAGCCAGTACACGGCACTGAAAACCAATTTCTTGTCCACATAGGCTGCCATTAGGGGCCCACAATCTTCAGTGACCCCCATGATGCTTTCCATCCATCCAAGACCTTAGGAAATCCTTTTGCCTCTGATTTCCGACAGTGGTGGTGGACAAAACGATGACCCCCGAAGATTCCCAGAAAATATAAATACGGCAAAAGGGACCTTGCAGACGTGCTTACGTGAAGGACCTTGAGGTGGGGAGAGTGTCCCGGTTGTCCGGGTGGCCCAGTGTCATCATGGGGTCCTTATCAGAAGGAGACAGGAGGATCCCATCAGAGCAAGATATGACGAGGGAGTAGAAGCTGGAGCGGTGCCCTCTGAAGGTAAAGGAAGCGGCGGTGAGCCCAGGAGCGCAGGCGGCCTCGGGAAGCTGGGGAAGGTGAGGGAAGAGCTCGTCCCCCAGAGCATCCAGAAGGAACTCAGCCCTGCCCAGACCTCGATCTTCCACCCATAAAACTCATGTTGGACTCCtggcctccacaactgtgagagtAAATTTGTGTTGCTTGAAGGTACtagatttgtggtaatttgttacggcaGCAACAGGAGACTCACACACCGGTATTTTCTGTGtcctgtctctgtgtcttagCCCTGCGTGTGGTCTTGTAACTTAACTGCTATGCATGTGGTCATTACTATCGCCCTGGCTAAGGGAGAGGCCCTTGGCGGGGGATGTGGAGACCAGAGTTTTTCCCCCTCCGTAAGGACAGTGCAGACCCATAAGACGGTCGAGTAGAAGTCTGTTGAGGTCCCAAACCATGAGCCAGTGGTGAGGCTGCTGAGATGACTGGCAGGTCACTGTGCCACCAGCGGGGCCTCTGGGATGGGAGCACTGGGAAGACCCTCCCCAGGTGGGCGGCACTGACGCTGAGCTGGGCCCGCTGCCTCAGGGCAGCTGCAGCTGGAACTCGGCCCGCAGAGGGGCCCAGACCCAGAGGCTGGCCCGGGGCAGCCCCGCTGTCACCGCAGACCTTCTCCTGGCTCAGGTGTCACTGAGGCTCTTTGGCGTGCCATCTGTCTGCAGCCCAGCCAGGCAGCAGCCTCTGCAGCACCAGGGCCCAGAGCCAAAGCAGAGGAACACAGCAGGAACGGCTGTGCTGCTGCGGAGCCACGGGCCGGAGGGAGCAGGGCGGGAGGTGGGAATGCTCCTCCAGCATCAGCAGCCTCCCGCTGCGCCTTCCTGGTGGCGGTGAACGCGGTGGGAAAGCAGGAATTGGGTCCTTTGTTAACTTGAAAGCCTCCAGGGTGGGTGTGTGATGGTGGCGGGGCTCCATGGAGCTGTTTGTGGAGGGGCTTTTGTGACTGTCTGGGTCTAAATGAACTGCCCGGCGCTCAGTCCAGCACCCCCTTACTTGGCTCTCTCACCCCCATCAACAGCTCCCTTACGGGCCTTCCTGTTTATAAATCAAAGAGCGTTCAGTGCTGCGAGCTGCCATAGGGGTCTCATCTGCTCCGGCATTTCATAAACTAATAAAGCAAGGCTCAGAGAAATGGAGGAGCTGGTCCACGGCCGCATGGCCCAGACCCCGCTGAGAGTCTTTCAGGGCCAGCGTGTCTTCTGATGGAGCTTAATCCACAAACAGGGCTGATGCCACCATCCTGACCTGCCATCGGAGACACGAGGCTGTGCTCTTGGCCAGCCTGGCCTCCAGAGGCCCCCAGCTGGCCGGGTTGCACAACCTTTTGCTGAAATTCCCTGGGAATGGAAGTGGAAGAAAGATCAGGAGTAAATAAATAGCAGGCCTCTCCACCACGATTTACATCCAAATCTCAGAAGAGCGGAGAGGCGGGGGTGTGGCCATCAGGATTTAACTTCAGCTGCTTTAAAACACCCGGAATCAAAGTGGCTCCAGCAGGAGGTAGTGGCACCTGTGACTGTCTACATGAAGCGTCCCAGGGCTGGCAGGCTGGGAGGGCAGCTCCTGATAGAGAAACACATTCCTTCCGTCTCCTTGTTCTGCCTGCTTTAGGTCCCGCCCTTTCCCGTCTGGTCTAGGATGGACCACCACGGCATTCACCGTCCAGCTCCAGGAAGAGGAGACGAGAATGGACATCTGGGGTGGGGGATGTCAAGCAGCCTCTGCCACACGGGTCATCTTTCATGGCCTATGGAGACGGGCGTGTATGTGGCCCCAGTTCCCCAGACGGCTGGCTTCCCCCGACCTCTCTTGGCGCATGTGGCCTGGGAGGTGTGGCTGATGTGGTGAGGCAGACACTTTACACACCCGCTCACATCTCCCCAGCACTGGTCACTCCAGTTAATGCCGATGGCCTCCTCCCACAAGCACCTGTGCCCCTCAGGGGCACCTCCCAGCCTGCAAGCAGGGCCTGGGGGTGATGGGGCATCCCTGCTGGCCAGGGCAGTTTCCTGGCCAATGCCTGATGGGGTTGGAGGATAACCATCCCGGCTCCCTTGCTCCCCAGGTGGGATCACTCCAAGGCTGCTCCATCCTGCCCTCCAGAGATCCtagtgtgtggtggggtgggcCCCAGACAGCACAGAGCCGCCTGCTGGACCACATGCTCTGTCTTGGCTTTGCTGccttcctgccccctgcccccaccgcccTCCCCATGCTCCCTCAGAGAGCCTCCCAGATAAACCACTCACATTCAAATCCTTGTCTCAAAGTTGGCTTCTCGGGTAATCCAACCCAAGACATATGGCAAGGGGGATGTGTGGGCATTTTTAGCCAAAACTCCAGGTTCCAAGAATTCTGGACATATGGATGATGCGTTTTGTTTATATCACAGTTTTTACAACCTCCTTTTATTAAGAAATCAGCTTCTTAAGACTTAAAAATGGGAAGAACTGACTTAGTTTTTATCCATGAAGAGTTTTTT harbors:
- the PCP4 gene encoding calmodulin regulator protein PCP4, yielding MSERQGAGATNGKDKTPGENDGQKKVQEEFDIDMDAPETERAAVAIQSQFRKFQKKKAGTQS